In the genome of Streptomyces collinus, one region contains:
- the sigE gene encoding RNA polymerase sigma factor SigE — translation MLRRFLGSAGRPTSVNDTAADHSHAADFAQTATFTTDADGQAWTPPTWEEIVSTHSGRVYRLAYRLTGNQHDAEDLTQEVFVRVFRSLSTYTPGTFEGWLHRITTNLFLDMVRRKQRIRFDALGEDAAERLPSKEPSPQQVFNDAHFDADVQQALDTLAPEFRAAVVLCDIEGLSYEEIAATLGVKLGTVRSRIHRGRSQLRKALAHRSPEARAERRSFVPRVPALGGGGASA, via the coding sequence GTGCTCCGGCGCTTCCTCGGATCGGCGGGCAGGCCGACATCCGTGAACGACACCGCTGCTGACCACAGTCACGCCGCTGACTTCGCCCAGACCGCGACCTTCACCACCGACGCGGACGGGCAGGCGTGGACTCCGCCCACGTGGGAGGAGATCGTCAGCACGCACAGTGGCCGGGTCTATCGGCTCGCCTACCGTCTGACCGGCAACCAGCACGACGCGGAGGACCTCACGCAGGAGGTCTTCGTCCGCGTCTTCCGCTCCCTGTCGACCTACACGCCGGGCACGTTCGAGGGCTGGCTGCACCGCATCACCACGAACCTGTTCCTGGACATGGTCCGCCGCAAGCAGCGCATCCGTTTCGACGCGCTCGGCGAGGACGCGGCCGAGCGGCTGCCCAGCAAGGAGCCCTCGCCGCAGCAGGTCTTCAACGACGCGCACTTCGACGCGGACGTCCAGCAGGCCCTCGACACCCTCGCCCCCGAGTTCCGCGCCGCGGTCGTCCTGTGCGACATCGAGGGACTGTCGTACGAGGAGATCGCCGCGACCCTCGGCGTCAAGCTCGGGACGGTCCGCTCGCGGATCCACCGTGGCCGCTCCCAGCTGCGCAAGGCCCTCGCGCACCGCTCTCCGGAGGCGCGTGCCGAGCGCCGCTCCTTCGTGCCCCGTGTTCCCGCCTTGGGAGGAGGGGGCGCGAGCGCGTGA
- a CDS encoding DUF3117 domain-containing protein, with the protein MAAMKPRTGDGPLEVTKEGRGIVMRVPLEGGGRLVVELTPDEADALGDALKKVVG; encoded by the coding sequence ATGGCGGCCATGAAGCCGCGGACGGGTGATGGCCCGCTCGAGGTGACCAAGGAGGGGCGGGGCATCGTCATGCGCGTTCCGCTCGAAGGCGGCGGTCGGCTCGTCGTCGAGCTGACCCCGGACGAGGCCGACGCGCTGGGCGACGCCCTCAAGAAGGTCGTCGGCTGA
- a CDS encoding O-methyltransferase: MCGFPCPTDTVTPRHSRGQERVITGNRQTSWAFADAYVAEDEALHWARDRAREAGLRSVTPGTGAALRLLAASVDAKAVAEIGTGCGVSGIHLLNGMRPDGVLTTVDPEPEHQQFARQAFRACGFASNRARFIPGRALDVLPRLADAGYDLVFCDGDRLEVMDYLAESLRLLRTGGLVVFEGAFANGRTVDSGPQPTEVLRLRELLRAVRESQELVPSLLPVGDGLLCAVKR; this comes from the coding sequence ATCTGCGGGTTCCCGTGCCCAACGGATACAGTCACGCCCAGGCATTCACGGGGACAGGAGAGGGTCATTACCGGCAACCGGCAGACGAGCTGGGCGTTCGCCGACGCCTATGTCGCCGAGGACGAAGCGCTGCACTGGGCCCGGGACCGGGCCCGTGAGGCAGGGCTGCGCTCGGTGACGCCCGGCACGGGCGCCGCGCTGCGGTTGCTGGCCGCGTCCGTCGACGCCAAGGCCGTCGCGGAGATCGGGACCGGCTGCGGTGTCTCCGGGATCCACCTCCTGAACGGTATGCGGCCCGACGGTGTTCTGACGACCGTGGACCCGGAGCCGGAGCACCAGCAGTTCGCCCGCCAGGCCTTCCGCGCCTGCGGCTTCGCCAGCAACCGGGCCCGCTTCATCCCGGGCCGCGCTCTGGACGTGCTGCCCCGCCTCGCGGACGCCGGTTACGACCTGGTCTTCTGCGACGGTGATCGCCTGGAGGTCATGGACTACCTCGCTGAATCGTTGCGTCTGCTGCGCACCGGCGGGCTGGTCGTTTTCGAGGGCGCCTTCGCGAACGGCCGGACGGTGGACTCCGGTCCGCAGCCCACGGAGGTGCTGCGGCTGCGCGAGCTGCTGCGTGCGGTGCGCGAGAGCCAGGAGCTGGTGCCGTCACTGCTGCCGGTGGGCGACGGGCTGCTGTGCGCGGTGAAGCGCTGA
- the dapE gene encoding succinyl-diaminopimelate desuccinylase: MADTSLDLTLDAAELTARLVDFRSESGTEKPLADAIESALRALPHLTVDRYGNNVVARTNLGRSERVILAGHIDTVPIADNVPSRLDEDGVLWGCGTCDMKSGVAVQLRIAATVPAPNRDLTFVFYDNEEVAAELNGLKHVSETHPEWLEGDFAVLLEPSDGQVEGGCQGTLRVLLKTTGERAHSARGWMGSNAIHAAAPILARLASYEPRWPVIDGLEYREGLNAVGVSGGVAGNVIPDECVVTVNFRYAPDRTPEEAIAHVREVFADCGVEEFEVVDHSGAAMPGLSHPAAKAFIEAVGGTPLPKYGWTDVSRFSALGVPAVNYGPGNPHLAHKRDERVETAKILAGEERLRNWLTA, translated from the coding sequence ATGGCCGACACCTCCCTTGACCTCACGCTGGACGCCGCGGAGCTCACCGCCCGGCTCGTCGACTTCCGTTCCGAGAGCGGCACCGAGAAGCCCCTCGCGGACGCGATCGAGTCCGCGCTGCGCGCGCTGCCCCACCTGACGGTCGACCGGTACGGCAACAACGTCGTGGCCCGCACGAACCTCGGCCGCTCGGAGCGGGTGATCCTGGCCGGCCACATCGACACCGTTCCGATCGCGGACAACGTCCCCTCCCGGCTCGACGAGGACGGCGTCCTGTGGGGCTGCGGCACCTGCGACATGAAGTCCGGCGTCGCGGTCCAGCTGCGCATCGCGGCCACGGTCCCGGCCCCCAACCGCGACCTGACCTTCGTCTTCTACGACAACGAGGAGGTCGCCGCGGAGCTGAACGGCCTCAAGCACGTCTCCGAGACGCACCCCGAGTGGCTGGAGGGCGACTTCGCGGTGCTCCTGGAGCCGTCGGACGGCCAGGTCGAGGGCGGCTGCCAGGGCACGCTGCGGGTGCTGCTGAAGACCACCGGCGAGCGGGCCCACTCGGCACGCGGCTGGATGGGCTCCAACGCGATCCACGCCGCCGCCCCGATCCTCGCCCGCCTGGCCTCCTACGAGCCCCGCTGGCCGGTCATCGACGGCCTGGAGTACCGCGAGGGCCTGAACGCGGTCGGCGTCAGCGGGGGAGTCGCCGGCAACGTGATCCCCGACGAGTGCGTCGTCACCGTCAACTTCCGCTACGCGCCCGACCGCACGCCCGAGGAGGCGATCGCACACGTCCGTGAGGTCTTCGCGGACTGCGGGGTCGAGGAGTTCGAGGTCGTCGACCACAGCGGCGCGGCGATGCCCGGTCTGTCCCACCCGGCGGCCAAGGCGTTCATCGAGGCGGTCGGCGGCACCCCGCTGCCGAAGTACGGCTGGACGGACGTCTCCCGCTTCTCGGCGCTCGGCGTCCCGGCGGTCAACTACGGCCCCGGCAACCCCCACTTGGCGCACAAGCGGGACGAGCGCGTGGAGACCGCCAAGATCCTCGCGGGCGAGGAGCGCCTGAGGAACTGGCTGACCGCCTGA
- a CDS encoding trypsin-like peptidase domain-containing protein, whose protein sequence is MNEGKPTKAKWWSRPRPQDLAEGPGGTDGAVAEDPGVHGPVTAAAEPTGTDGDFELARPAARPAEDGDYELRRPEAVPSGGPAGGLEKPAAPARGVGEPTPGRAAAEAVAAVPAAREPGGQDAAASVTPAAPVTSDAPVTSAAPVSSAGPAEGAPRPVHDPDPYSTPPYGEPGPWAPAPPVQHPMTTPAQGVAIPGQRPTVPGVPAAPSGHGITPPAQPSGVPAPAPAEMPTPAGDHGPRAHASAETPTPSGVSVPAGHAPAAHVPAPPAMTGMPAPPAAAGMPAPGSPVPMPAVPVHADVPAPAPVPAPGPWQRYDPWAAPAGAGGHGPLQQNGAAVLSTEQRRKRGKKSLVLGAVLLALVSGGIGGVTGTYLERNGGVGTVELPQAGKEAAARDADSVAGIAGRALPSVVTLHVSGAGEQGTGTGFVLDTRGHILTNNHVVQPAGSGGEITVTFNGGQTAQAEVVGRDSGYDLAVVKVKGVAGLTPLPLGNSDNVQVGDPVVAIGAPFDLAGTVTSGIISAKQRPITAGGEKGDGSDVSYVDALQTDAPINPGNSGGPLLDARARVIGINSAIRSAGSGSAQDSGRSGSIGLGFAIPINQGKRVAEELINTGKATHPVIGITLDMDYTGDGARVATEGSEGGAPVTAGGPGAKAGIKSGDVITEVDGGRVHSGEELIVKTRAHRPGDRLELTVERGGKERKVSLVLGSSGG, encoded by the coding sequence ATGAACGAGGGGAAGCCCACGAAAGCGAAGTGGTGGAGCCGTCCACGGCCGCAGGACCTTGCGGAAGGGCCGGGGGGTACGGACGGGGCCGTCGCGGAGGACCCGGGCGTGCACGGGCCGGTGACGGCCGCGGCGGAGCCGACCGGCACCGACGGGGACTTCGAGCTGGCGCGGCCGGCGGCTCGGCCCGCCGAGGACGGCGACTACGAGTTGAGGCGCCCCGAGGCGGTTCCGTCCGGGGGGCCGGCCGGAGGCCTGGAGAAGCCTGCCGCACCGGCACGCGGGGTGGGGGAGCCCACTCCCGGCCGGGCCGCCGCCGAGGCCGTTGCCGCGGTTCCCGCAGCCCGGGAGCCCGGCGGCCAGGACGCCGCGGCCTCCGTCACCCCCGCCGCGCCTGTCACCTCCGATGCGCCCGTCACCTCCGCCGCGCCCGTCTCGTCCGCCGGGCCGGCCGAGGGCGCTCCCAGGCCGGTGCACGACCCCGACCCCTACAGCACCCCGCCCTACGGCGAACCCGGCCCTTGGGCGCCCGCGCCGCCCGTGCAGCACCCGATGACGACACCCGCTCAGGGCGTCGCGATACCGGGGCAGCGGCCCACCGTGCCGGGCGTCCCCGCCGCGCCGTCGGGGCACGGCATCACCCCGCCTGCCCAGCCATCCGGCGTTCCCGCGCCCGCGCCGGCCGAGATGCCGACGCCCGCCGGCGATCATGGGCCCAGGGCTCACGCGTCGGCCGAGACGCCGACGCCCTCCGGCGTTTCCGTGCCCGCCGGGCACGCGCCCGCCGCGCACGTGCCCGCTCCTCCGGCCATGACCGGGATGCCCGCCCCTCCGGCCGCGGCCGGGATGCCGGCCCCCGGTTCCCCGGTGCCTATGCCGGCCGTCCCGGTGCACGCCGATGTGCCGGCGCCGGCACCGGTTCCCGCACCCGGCCCCTGGCAGCGCTACGACCCCTGGGCCGCTCCCGCGGGCGCCGGGGGACACGGCCCTCTCCAGCAGAACGGCGCCGCAGTGCTGAGCACGGAGCAGCGGCGCAAGCGGGGCAAGAAGTCCCTGGTGCTCGGTGCCGTGCTGCTCGCGCTGGTGTCCGGGGGCATCGGCGGCGTCACGGGTACGTACCTGGAGCGGAACGGGGGCGTCGGGACCGTCGAGCTGCCACAGGCCGGGAAGGAGGCCGCCGCGCGGGACGCGGACAGTGTGGCCGGGATCGCCGGGCGGGCCCTGCCCAGCGTGGTCACGCTGCATGTCAGCGGCGCGGGCGAGCAGGGCACGGGCACCGGCTTCGTGCTCGACACCCGCGGGCACATCCTCACCAACAACCACGTCGTGCAGCCCGCCGGATCGGGCGGCGAGATCACCGTGACCTTCAACGGCGGGCAGACCGCCCAGGCCGAGGTCGTCGGCCGGGACAGCGGCTACGACCTCGCCGTCGTGAAGGTGAAGGGCGTCGCCGGACTCACCCCGCTGCCCCTCGGCAACTCGGACAACGTGCAGGTCGGCGACCCGGTCGTGGCCATCGGCGCCCCCTTCGACCTGGCCGGCACGGTCACCTCCGGCATCATCAGCGCCAAGCAGCGGCCCATCACGGCCGGCGGCGAGAAGGGCGACGGCAGCGACGTGTCGTACGTCGATGCGCTGCAGACCGACGCGCCCATCAACCCCGGCAACTCCGGCGGCCCCCTGCTCGACGCCCGGGCCCGCGTCATCGGCATCAACTCGGCCATCCGCTCGGCGGGGAGCGGCTCCGCGCAGGACAGCGGCCGTTCCGGTTCGATAGGCCTTGGCTTCGCGATACCCATCAACCAGGGCAAACGCGTCGCCGAAGAGCTGATCAACACCGGGAAGGCGACCCACCCGGTCATCGGCATCACCCTCGACATGGACTACACGGGCGACGGCGCCCGCGTCGCCACCGAGGGCAGCGAGGGCGGAGCACCGGTCACCGCGGGCGGCCCGGGGGCCAAGGCCGGGATCAAGTCGGGTGACGTCATCACGGAGGTCGACGGCGGGCGGGTGCACTCCGGCGAGGAACTGATCGTCAAGACCCGGGCGCACCGCCCCGGCGACCGCCTGGAGCTGACCGTCGAACGCGGCGGCAAGGAGCGGAAGGTCTCGCTCGTCCTCGGATCGTCCGGTGGCTGA
- a CDS encoding anti-sigma factor family protein, translating into MSGSRPKASEGHLAEQHLGDRLSALVDGELGHDARERVLAHVATCPKCKAEVDAQRRLKNVFAEAAPPPPSESFLARLQGLPAGGGPDGDLTPPGGGGLPGGLSGRFGSSGAFGVKRGERFEFGYAPARPHLPGLPASPGSPSLPSDTGGLPSDHRGLPSGRGFRMHDVGRHDTDRSSSRLRFAFVAAGAVSLAAIALGGVSTVTPADTEARGGQGSGSNVTPMRTQGTGPAAPPESQRRRTAPLLGQVHGQNMLGHGPVAPTEVSAPLLPGVPPAARHHALHALTAPVVAGAAVMSPLIRPLEAAAPAALASWSAVPEITAPLFAEPLPDPASSPSSSASSRTAR; encoded by the coding sequence GTGAGCGGATCTCGGCCGAAAGCCTCCGAGGGTCACCTCGCAGAGCAGCATCTGGGAGACCGACTCTCCGCCCTGGTGGACGGAGAGCTCGGTCATGACGCGCGTGAGCGCGTACTGGCGCACGTGGCCACCTGCCCGAAGTGCAAGGCGGAGGTGGACGCACAGCGCCGGCTGAAGAACGTCTTCGCGGAGGCGGCCCCGCCGCCCCCCTCCGAGAGCTTCCTGGCCCGCCTGCAGGGACTACCCGCGGGCGGCGGCCCGGACGGTGATCTCACGCCGCCGGGCGGGGGAGGGCTGCCCGGAGGACTGTCCGGACGGTTCGGATCGTCCGGGGCGTTCGGAGTGAAGCGCGGCGAGCGGTTCGAGTTCGGCTACGCCCCGGCCCGGCCGCACCTGCCCGGGCTGCCCGCCTCCCCGGGAAGCCCGAGCCTGCCCTCCGACACCGGCGGTCTGCCCTCGGACCACCGGGGCCTGCCCTCGGGCAGGGGCTTCCGTATGCACGACGTCGGCCGGCACGACACCGACCGGTCCTCGTCGCGGCTGCGGTTCGCGTTCGTCGCCGCCGGAGCCGTCTCGCTGGCCGCGATCGCGCTGGGCGGTGTCTCCACCGTCACCCCGGCCGACACGGAGGCCCGCGGCGGCCAGGGCTCGGGGAGCAATGTGACCCCGATGCGCACTCAGGGCACCGGCCCAGCGGCCCCGCCCGAATCCCAGCGCCGCCGGACGGCGCCGCTGCTCGGGCAGGTGCACGGCCAGAACATGCTCGGGCACGGCCCGGTCGCCCCGACCGAGGTGTCCGCGCCGCTGCTGCCCGGGGTGCCGCCCGCCGCCCGGCATCACGCGCTGCATGCGCTGACCGCCCCGGTGGTGGCCGGTGCGGCCGTCATGTCCCCGCTGATACGTCCGCTGGAAGCGGCCGCGCCGGCCGCCCTGGCCTCGTGGTCCGCGGTCCCCGAGATCACGGCTCCCTTGTTCGCCGAGCCCCTCCCGGACCCGGCCTCGTCCCCCTCTTCCTCGGCCTCCTCACGTACGGCTCGCTGA
- a CDS encoding DivIVA domain-containing protein, with the protein MVMFLFLVVALAVVVGAVTLAVVGGGESGPLPEAAPERLRDPLPPDRPVDRADVEGLRFPLAARGYRMADVDDALSRLGAELAERDARIADLESALAGARSGSAHGPVHASGENHVSMDKPAPGKEDRR; encoded by the coding sequence ATGGTTATGTTCCTGTTCCTGGTCGTCGCGCTCGCCGTCGTGGTCGGCGCGGTGACGCTGGCCGTGGTGGGCGGCGGCGAGAGCGGCCCGCTGCCCGAGGCCGCCCCCGAGCGGCTGCGGGACCCGCTGCCCCCGGACCGCCCGGTCGACCGCGCGGACGTGGAGGGCCTGCGTTTCCCGCTCGCCGCCCGCGGCTACCGCATGGCGGACGTGGACGACGCCCTCAGCCGCCTGGGTGCCGAGCTCGCCGAGCGCGACGCCCGCATCGCCGACCTGGAGTCGGCCCTGGCCGGAGCCAGGTCGGGCTCCGCCCACGGGCCGGTGCACGCGTCCGGGGAGAACCACGTGTCCATGGACAAGCCCGCCCCCGGGAAGGAGGACCGGCGGTGA
- a CDS encoding LOG family protein, which translates to MATGNPEGKKQPPEEKRLGPVLQRRDQVQASTTDQRLLDERAPSDWVHTDPWRVLRIQSEFIEGFGTLAELPPAISVFGSARTPADSPEYEAGVRLGQGLVDAGFAVITGGGPGAMEAANKGALEAKGVSVGLGIELPFEQGLNPYVDIGLNFRYFFVRKMMFVKYAQGFVVLPGGLGTLDELFEALTLVQTQKVTRFPIVLFGSDYWGGLVDWLRDTVIAQGKAAEKDLLLFHVTDDVDEAVALVSKEAGR; encoded by the coding sequence ATGGCGACCGGCAACCCCGAGGGGAAGAAGCAGCCGCCGGAGGAGAAGCGCCTGGGCCCGGTCCTCCAGAGGCGGGACCAGGTGCAGGCCAGCACCACCGACCAGCGGCTGCTGGACGAGCGGGCCCCCTCCGACTGGGTCCACACCGACCCCTGGCGCGTGCTGCGCATCCAGTCGGAGTTCATCGAGGGCTTCGGCACGCTCGCCGAACTCCCACCCGCGATCAGCGTGTTCGGATCGGCCCGGACCCCGGCGGACTCACCCGAGTACGAAGCGGGCGTGCGGCTGGGGCAGGGCCTGGTCGACGCGGGCTTCGCCGTCATCACGGGGGGCGGCCCGGGCGCGATGGAGGCGGCCAACAAGGGCGCCCTGGAGGCGAAGGGCGTCTCGGTCGGTCTCGGCATCGAGCTGCCGTTCGAGCAGGGGCTGAACCCGTACGTCGACATCGGCCTGAACTTCCGCTACTTCTTCGTCCGGAAGATGATGTTCGTCAAGTACGCCCAGGGCTTCGTCGTCCTGCCCGGCGGCCTCGGCACCCTCGACGAACTCTTCGAGGCCCTCACGCTCGTCCAGACCCAGAAGGTCACGCGCTTCCCGATCGTCCTCTTCGGCAGCGACTACTGGGGTGGTCTGGTCGACTGGCTCCGCGACACGGTGATCGCCCAGGGCAAGGCGGCGGAGAAGGACCTGCTGCTGTTCCACGTGACGGACGACGTGGACGAGGCGGTGGCGCTGGTGTCGAAGGAGGCGGGCAGGTAG
- the folP gene encoding dihydropteroate synthase translates to MLRLGRREFGTHEPVIMAIVNRTPDSFYDRGATFRDEPALARVEQAVAEGAAIIDIGGVKAGPGEEVTAEEEARRTVGFVAEVRRRFPDVVISVDTWRAEVGEAVCEAGADLLNDAWGGVDPRLAEVAARYRVGLVCTHAGGAEPRTRPHRIEYDDVMADILDVTVGLAERALALGVPRESIMIDPGHDFGKNTRHSLEATRRLDEMVATGWPVLVSLSNKDFVGETLDRPVKERVVGTLATTAVSAWLGARVYRVHEVAETRQVLEMVSAIAGHRGPAVARRGLA, encoded by the coding sequence ATGCTCAGGCTGGGCAGGCGGGAATTCGGGACGCACGAGCCGGTGATCATGGCGATCGTGAACCGCACCCCGGACTCCTTCTACGACCGGGGCGCCACCTTCCGCGACGAGCCGGCCCTCGCACGTGTGGAGCAGGCCGTGGCCGAGGGCGCCGCGATCATCGACATCGGCGGGGTCAAGGCGGGGCCGGGCGAGGAGGTCACGGCCGAGGAGGAGGCCCGCCGGACGGTCGGGTTCGTCGCGGAGGTGCGGCGGCGCTTCCCGGACGTGGTCATCAGCGTGGACACCTGGCGGGCCGAGGTCGGCGAGGCGGTGTGCGAGGCCGGGGCCGACCTTCTGAACGACGCGTGGGGCGGGGTCGATCCGCGGCTGGCGGAGGTGGCTGCGCGGTACCGGGTGGGCCTGGTGTGCACGCACGCGGGCGGGGCGGAGCCGCGGACCCGGCCGCACCGGATCGAGTACGACGATGTCATGGCGGACATCCTGGACGTGACGGTCGGGCTGGCCGAGCGGGCGCTCGCGCTGGGGGTGCCGCGGGAGTCGATCATGATCGACCCGGGTCATGACTTCGGGAAGAACACGCGGCACAGCCTGGAGGCGACGCGGCGGCTGGACGAGATGGTCGCCACGGGGTGGCCGGTGCTGGTGTCGCTGTCCAACAAGGACTTCGTGGGCGAGACGCTGGACCGGCCCGTGAAGGAACGGGTCGTGGGGACGCTGGCGACGACGGCGGTGTCCGCGTGGCTGGGGGCGCGGGTGTACCGGGTGCACGAGGTCGCCGAGACGCGGCAGGTGCTGGAGATGGTCTCGGCGATCGCGGGGCATCGGGGTCCTGCCGTTGCCCGGCGGGGGTTGGCTTAG
- a CDS encoding heavy metal transporter, with protein sequence MPEQSSPKRRGRLFRCGAAFVALLAVAGYLVVQYVTGGSGGPGCNVVSGKGDGASYEFTPEQAVNAATITAVGTARGLPERAVTIALATALQESALRNIKHGDRDSLGLFQQRPSQGWGTPKEIMDPTYSAGEFYDHLVKVPGYTRLPLTVAAQRVQRSGFPQAYAKHEPDAALLAAALTGQSAATLTCEGRPAATRASGPDGVRAALVRDFGRDVLEPAGAAVGGSSAATPTPSPSAPDGSGGRTVTLPVSADTPSAGGRSLDQRGWQLAHWAVANASELHIARVTYAGREWVAGNTASQWREPSAKGTAGAERDADAVRIVTMR encoded by the coding sequence GTGCCAGAGCAGTCCTCTCCCAAGCGCCGTGGCCGCCTTTTCCGATGCGGAGCCGCCTTCGTGGCCCTGCTCGCGGTCGCCGGGTACCTCGTCGTGCAGTACGTCACCGGGGGCTCGGGCGGACCGGGCTGCAACGTGGTCTCCGGCAAGGGCGACGGGGCGTCGTACGAGTTCACGCCCGAGCAGGCGGTGAACGCGGCGACGATCACCGCCGTGGGAACCGCGCGCGGTCTGCCCGAGCGGGCCGTGACCATCGCGCTGGCGACCGCGCTTCAGGAATCCGCCCTGCGCAACATCAAGCACGGCGACCGGGACTCCCTCGGCCTGTTCCAGCAGCGGCCCTCGCAGGGCTGGGGCACGCCGAAGGAGATCATGGACCCGACGTACTCGGCCGGTGAGTTCTACGACCACCTGGTCAAGGTGCCCGGCTACACCCGGCTGCCGCTCACCGTCGCCGCGCAGCGCGTGCAGCGCAGCGGTTTCCCGCAGGCCTACGCCAAGCACGAGCCGGACGCCGCGCTGCTCGCCGCGGCCCTCACCGGGCAGTCCGCGGCCACGCTGACGTGCGAGGGCCGCCCGGCCGCGACCCGGGCCTCGGGCCCTGACGGGGTGCGTGCCGCGCTCGTGCGGGACTTCGGACGGGACGTGCTGGAGCCGGCCGGTGCCGCCGTGGGCGGCTCCTCGGCGGCCACGCCGACGCCCTCCCCGAGCGCGCCGGACGGCTCCGGCGGGCGCACCGTCACGCTCCCGGTGAGCGCCGACACGCCCTCCGCCGGCGGCCGGAGCCTGGACCAGCGCGGCTGGCAGCTGGCGCACTGGGCCGTGGCCAACGCCTCCGAGCTGCACATCGCCCGTGTCACCTACGCGGGGCGGGAGTGGGTCGCCGGGAACACCGCGAGCCAGTGGCGGGAGCCATCGGCGAAGGGCACCGCGGGCGCGGAACGGGACGCGGACGCGGTCCGCATCGTCACGATGCGCTAG
- a CDS encoding DNA-3-methyladenine glycosylase I gives MSDGAALAGPDGGPRCPWALSAPEYVAYHDEEWGRPVHGDDALFERLSLEAFQSGLSWITILRRRPGFRAAFADFKIASVAAFTDDDRERLLADAGIIRNRAKIDATLANARALTEWSPGELDALIWSHAPDPAGRPAPKTLSDVPPVTPESTALSKALKKRGLRFVGPTTAYALMQACGLVDDHLETCVARRGA, from the coding sequence GTGAGCGACGGCGCCGCCTTGGCCGGCCCGGACGGCGGCCCGCGCTGCCCCTGGGCCCTGTCCGCCCCGGAGTACGTGGCGTACCACGACGAGGAGTGGGGCCGCCCGGTCCACGGCGACGACGCGCTCTTCGAACGCCTCAGCCTGGAGGCCTTCCAGTCCGGCCTGTCCTGGATCACGATCCTGCGCCGCCGCCCCGGCTTTCGCGCCGCCTTCGCAGACTTCAAGATCGCCTCGGTCGCCGCCTTCACCGACGACGACCGCGAGCGCCTCCTCGCCGACGCCGGCATCATCCGCAACCGCGCCAAGATCGACGCGACCCTCGCCAACGCGCGGGCGCTGACGGAGTGGTCCCCGGGCGAACTGGACGCGCTGATCTGGTCCCACGCCCCCGACCCGGCCGGCCGCCCGGCCCCGAAGACCCTCTCCGACGTCCCGCCCGTCACTCCCGAGTCGACGGCCCTGTCCAAGGCCCTGAAGAAGCGGGGCCTGCGCTTCGTGGGCCCGACGACGGCGTACGCGCTGATGCAGGCGTGCGGCCTGGTCGACGATCACCTGGAGACCTGCGTCGCCCGAAGGGGCGCGTAA
- a CDS encoding enoyl-CoA hydratase/isomerase family protein yields MTDTVLYEVSDGLATITLNRPEAMNALNVAAKVALREAVESAAGDGAVRAVLLTAAGDRAFCVGQDLKEHIGLLVQDRENGSGQTMSTVREHYNPIVRALAGAAKPVVAAVNGVAAGAGFGFALAADYRIVADTAAFNTSFAGVALTADSGISWTLPRVIGPGRAADLLLFPRSISAQEAYELGIANRLVPAGDLRAEAEKVARALAEGPTVAYAALKESVAFGLTHSLEEALEKEDELQTRAGSSEDHAIAVQAFVNKEKPKYLGR; encoded by the coding sequence ATGACCGACACCGTGCTCTACGAGGTGAGCGACGGACTCGCGACGATCACGCTGAACCGCCCGGAGGCGATGAACGCGCTGAACGTGGCGGCCAAGGTCGCCCTGCGGGAGGCGGTCGAGTCGGCGGCGGGCGACGGCGCCGTACGGGCGGTGCTGCTGACGGCCGCCGGTGATCGGGCGTTCTGCGTCGGACAGGACCTCAAGGAGCACATCGGGCTGCTGGTGCAGGACCGGGAGAACGGCTCGGGGCAGACCATGAGCACGGTCCGGGAGCACTACAACCCGATCGTGCGGGCGCTGGCCGGGGCGGCCAAGCCGGTCGTCGCCGCGGTGAACGGGGTGGCGGCCGGGGCGGGCTTCGGCTTCGCGCTCGCCGCGGACTACCGGATCGTGGCGGACACGGCGGCGTTCAACACCTCGTTCGCCGGGGTGGCGCTGACCGCCGACTCGGGGATCTCCTGGACGCTGCCGCGGGTGATCGGCCCGGGCCGGGCCGCCGACCTGCTGCTCTTCCCGCGCAGCATCAGCGCGCAGGAGGCGTACGAGCTGGGCATCGCCAACCGGCTGGTGCCGGCCGGTGACCTGCGGGCGGAGGCCGAGAAGGTGGCGCGGGCGCTGGCCGAGGGCCCGACGGTGGCGTACGCGGCGCTGAAGGAGTCGGTGGCGTTCGGGCTGACGCACTCGCTGGAGGAGGCCCTGGAGAAGGAGGACGAGCTCCAGACCCGGGCCGGCTCCTCCGAGGATCACGCGATCGCGGTGCAGGCCTTCGTCAACAAGGAGAAGCCGAAGTACCTGGGGCGCTAG